cccaaatttcggactatatttggtctgggaccaagaccaaaaccaaatttggtcgagcggagTTATAATGTCCGTTTGGAATGGGGCGGAGTTATAATGTTCGTATGGAGTGGGGCGAACAATTCATCAACCGCCCCATgaataagaaataaaaataaaaattgggcGAACATTTCAAATCCGCctgaacaaacaaacaaaaaaaaaatataatggggCGGACATTTCATCAACCGCCCCATGAAtaagaaaaaaacagaaaaagtGGGGCGAACATTTCAAATCCGCTCGATCAAATATAGTCGATCACCATAGTGTGACACCGcatactaaactcaaatttgatcgtattttttgatctttgatctttggttttgatcgcaccattgcagttgctctaaaggTCCGATTAATTCACAGGTACGGTCAACTCAGGTTGACTTAGTAGTCAACGGTcaagttcaagagaagttgaTTAATTTCCGACTCCATCTTGCGAGTATCATATATTTTTTTACCGGTATTTGATTTGCGCGTTCTTGTAGTCTATTTCGCATAATtattcgagatctatctaatggTACTAATTGTTTGTCCAAACTATTAtttgattaatttctattaattaaaatctatatcAACTAATTGAGTCATTAGCGGTTAAATCGCCTCCTGATcagtctaataacgttgacgttCTTTACGAGTCCTTAAAGGAGAATCATTTCGTACCTAAGGAGGGAAttaaggtagaaccaatcttaacttatgttgacagAAAATGAAAAACTGATCCCTACCTATCTCGGACACATGGTAGAACAAATCATAGTTTTTGTTGGGAGTCAACATAGAACCGACCCCCAACTATATAGGGAGTCATGGTAAGCGTATTTCAGaaatcatggtagaaccgatcctacgaGCAAAACGATTTCCGATATTCACATATACTTTAGGGTTTTTGTgagtttgaaattagggttttctagataGGAAAGTTCTAAATGTCGACatgatttgaacatgtgcataattTTTATCAtggattgttcaaagatattccttgatactcaaaatGATCCGAAACAGAAATAttggagaatcttttaattaagattttcgaattatCTGTTTTGATTTTCCAGCATTTATAACATATCTCTAGTAAAGCTATATGAGTCAAGTGCTAAGCTAATAACAAATATTTTCTAAGATAAATTTAGGAATTATATTAATTGAAAATATGAAAACTGAAATTTGGTACTTTGTTGCATATGTTGAGAATTTTTTAGTTTAGGAATTTCCTAGTTGTCCAAACATCCttagtctataaatagtgaagtttgttcttcttacaaactatcCTTAGCCAGGTAAACTTCATCTTTGTTTTCTCTGATGGAGCCGActaaaatattaatattattccggagaggaaagtaccctaattaggagaaatctcttacgttcgctcgtttaaaaacttttgtgggatcaagaagctctagaaagtaccgttggtgggaaactagataattgcactgttattttagttttcgattattgatttgattggatAATGGTTGTTGAACCTTTGATTGTAGCTAGTTTTATTATTCTTGAGAGCATTCTCTTCTTATATAAGGTCACCCAAACTAGACCAAAGGATCGATGGGATCTTCAGAACTGTTTTTATATCTGAAgaaaacttgtgatcatccattgtttgtttgtttttttatcgGCAAATAAAAGATTATATTGATCAAAAAAGAAGAGGATATAAAAGAATTATATCACCCTTAACTAaaaaaaagaaagcaaagaataaggtGGTAATAGATTACCAAACTTATTGACATGAAAAATAAATTGTAAACCAGTTTCTCATAACAACATTTGCATCCACGGACTCAAACTCCTTTATTGTTAAACACCAAGTAAACAAGCAGTACATTGCTTTGATAATAACAGCTCTGGCATTACTTCTCTTTTCATTGAAAACTCTGGTATTTCTTTCATTCCACAGACTCCACATTATAGCTGCGGGGATCAAGTACCAAACCATAGAACTTTCTTTGCTACTCTGAAGAAGACCCCAAGCTTGCAAAATTAAGTCTTGTCATCTGGCATAGTGAAGAACCAATTTAAATGGCATATAAAATCATTCCAAACCTGTCTTGCAAAGGTGCAATGAAGTAAAAGATGAGAAGAAGTTTCATCTGCATCACAAAATAAGAAACCTTGTGGAATATCCATTCCTCTCCTTCTTAAAAAATCTCTGGTTGGTAATTTATTGTAAGACAATAACCATAAGAAGAATCCAATCTTAGGGGGACATTTAAGCTTCCATATAAGATTGGAAATTGGACTAGTAAGCAAAGTATCATTATTAGCAGTAAGTTTGTCATAGACAGAACTTACAGAAAACTGCTTTGACTTTGTGAGAGACCATTGCAGTTCATCAGGAGAACTTATGTCAAATCTAAAGTCATTCAGATCTGCAGAAATGAGAGAGTACTCCGCTCTAGCAGCGGCATTGAGTCTTCTGGGGATATGAAGATTCCAGATGACTGTATTACCAGCAGTAGTTCCCATTGCAGCAACAGTGAAATTCTTAGCTCTAGAAACTGCATATAAGTTTGGATAGAAAGATTTAAGAGAGTGCTGATATAACCAATTATCATCCCAAAAACTGCAAAGAGCTCCATTATTGACTTTGAACTTAATAAATTTAAAAAAGGTAGAATGGTACTTCATGATAGCTCTCCACACAGATTTACCATAAGTACAAGTAGGACTTTTTGTAGCCCAACTGACATCTCCAGAATCATACTTTTCTTCCATTAAAGATCTCCGTAAAGCTGTATCTTCTACTTCATACCTCCAGGACAATTTAGTAAGCAAAGCATGGTTAGCTTGCTTCAGATTTTAATACCCAAACTACCAactttctttcttcttgttagagcattccaTTTCACTTATGGTGATCATctgttgttaacagactccgttctgtgcatgatcgattataagtggaatcaagttttgTATTCAA
The nucleotide sequence above comes from Papaver somniferum cultivar HN1 unplaced genomic scaffold, ASM357369v1 unplaced-scaffold_115, whole genome shotgun sequence. Encoded proteins:
- the LOC113329173 gene encoding uncharacterized protein LOC113329173, which gives rise to MEEKYDSGDVSWATKSPTCTYGKSVWRAIMKYHSTFFKFIKFKVNNGALCSFWDDNWLYQHSLKSFYPNLYAVSRAKNFTVAAMGTTAGNTVIWNLHIPRRLNAAARAEYSLISADLNDFRFDISSPDELQWSLTKSKQFSVSSVYDKLTANNDTLLTSPISNLIWKLKCPPKIGFFLWLLSYNKLPTRDFLRRRGMDIPQGFLFCDADETSSHLLLHCTFARQVWNDFICHLNWFFTMPDDKT